In Arvicola amphibius chromosome 1, mArvAmp1.2, whole genome shotgun sequence, one DNA window encodes the following:
- the LOC119807528 gene encoding 60S ribosomal protein L7a-like yields MGVPYCIIKGKARLGQLVHRKTCTTIAFTQVKSEDKGALAKLVEVIRTNYNDRYDEIRRHWGGNVPGHKSVAQTAKLEKAKTKELATKLG; encoded by the coding sequence ATGGGGGTCCCCTACTGCATCATcaagggaaaggccaggctggggcaGCTGGTCCATaggaagacatgcaccactattgCCTTCACACAGGTTAAGTCGGAAGACAAGGGTGCTCTGGCCAAGCTGGTGGAAGTTATTAGGACCAACTACAATGACAGATATGATGAGATCCGCCGCCACTGGGGAGGCAACGTCCCAGGTCATAAATCGGTGGCTCAGACtgccaagctggaaaaggcaaaaaCCAAAGAACTTGCCACTAAACTGGGTTAA